DNA from Candidatus Ishikawaella capsulata Mpkobe:
GATACATTTTGAATATCTTTAAGTACTGGTAACACTGATCCTTGGCCATCCTTTACTAAAGGAGAACATTTAGCTAATGTTCGACTAGCAATTATCAACATAGAATCTGTTATGCTGGTAGCACCAGAAGCAATTACTCCTAACCCAATTCCTGGAAAGATATAAGAATTATTACATTGAGCAATATTATATTCTCTACCATTCCAAATTACGGGCTGAAAAGGACTGCCAGTAGCAATTAAAGCGCCACCCTTAGTCCAGTGAATAATATCTAGAGGTAAGGCTTCCATACTAGAAGTTGGATTAGATAGTGGCATTATAATGGGATGTTTACAGTATTTATGCATTTCACTGATAATTTCTTTTGTAAAAAGTCCAGGTTGACCAGAAACACCTATTAAAATATCTGGTTTGACATTACTAATTACTTCTAGTAATGTAATTGAATTACGGTTTACCTTCCAGGCTGTTATATTTTTACTTTTTTGCGCTAACATTTTTTGAAATTTCAGTAAGTTTACTGATTTATCCGTTAATAAACCACAACGATCAACCATAAAAATTCTATTTCTGGCATCTTCTTCAGTTATTCCTTCAGATATCATCTGAGCAATAATTTGTTCCGCTATACCACATCCAGCAGAACCTGCACCTAAAAATACTATTTTTTGCTGACATAAACGTTTACCAGCTGCAGCACTAGCAGCTATTAGTGTCCCAGAAGTAACCGCAGCAGTACCCTGAATGTCATCGTTAAAGCAACATATTTGATTACGATATTCTTCAAGTATGGGCATAGCATTTATTTGAGAAAAATCTTCGAATTGTAAAAGCACTTTAGGCCAACGTTTTTTTACTGCTTGTATAAATTTATCAATAAATTTTTTATATTCTTCACCAGTAACACGTTGATGACGCCAGCCCATATATAATGGATCATTTAATAAATAATGATTGTTGGTACCAACATCTAATACTATTGCTAATGTATGAGCTGGGTTTATACCACCACACGCCGTATATAGTGATAATTTGCCAATGGGAATACCCATACCACCTATACCTTGATCACCTAAACTGAGAATACGTTCCCCATCTGTTACTACGATTACTTTTACATCTTGTCGACGAACATTACCTAATATAACATCTATCATGTCACGATTAGGATAAGAAATAAATATCCCCCGCGCACGGCGATATATCTCAGAGAACTGTTCACAGGCTATGCCAACTGTTGGTGTATAAATAATAGGCATCATTTCTTCTAGGTGATTTTTTACTAAATGATAAAACAAAGTCTCATTAGTATCTTGAATATTACGCAGATAAATATATTTATCATTATTAGTTTTAAAACTTTTGAACTGGCGCCAAGCACGTGTTGATTGTTCCTCAATAGTTTCTATTGCTTCAGGTAGTAAACCAGTAAGATTAAATTCTTGTCGTTCTCTATTAGAAAAAGCGCTACCTTTATTTAATAATGGAAATCCTAGCAGAACATCACCAGTATAAGGTATATATAGGGGATCTTTATTCTCATAATCGAATAGCATGCAGTTTTCTCCAACTGATATATGTATAATAATAACTATAATCTTTATTAAAGACAGAATGTTAATTATCAGGACATATTTTAAATAAAGTATATTTATATTATTTTATATTTATGATAAATTGATTTTTACAACATAAAAAATGTTAAATCATAACTAGAATAAATAGTATGGAAATGATACATATAAATTTATGTTATTGGTATAGCTATATTTAATGTTTCTTAATTATTGCCTTCATATTCTTCTTGAGATGCTTGTAATAACATATTAATTTTACTCATTTCTATACGTTTATAAAGATACCTAAATGGTATAATTTTATGATTAAGCAATGGTTTATGAATTGTATTCCATCTTAATTCAGTATTTAAAAAACACTCCACTTTTTTGCTTAAGCATGGTACTATCGGTTTTAACCAAGTGATAATTATTCTAAATAAATGAATACCCATTGAACAAACAGCATGCAAACGAGTAGAACTCTGTTCTTGTTTATAGATTCTCCAAGGTGCTTGTTCATCTATATAACGGTTGGCAATATCAGTTAAATTCATAATATTTCTTACTGCTAGATGATATTCCCTATTTTCTAAATATTTTCCAATACCTTCTGAAGAATCAATAAAATAATTATAAATATCAGCATCAGCCATACTTGCTGATAATTTACATCTAAAGTATTTTTCGATAAAACTCGCACTGCGAGAAGCCAAATTAACAATTTTATTAACAATATCGCTGTTTATACGATAAACCAAATCTTCTAAATTTAAATTTATATCATCAATACGAGATGAGAGTTTAGTCGCATAATAATAACGTAAACTATCCGAATCGAAATACTTTAACCAAGTACTAGCTTTAATAAAAGTACCACGAGACTTTGACATTTTTGTACCATTAACATTAACATAACCATGTACAAATAAGTTATCCGGTTTACGAAAATTACTTCCGTGTAGTATTGCTGGCCAAAATAATCCATGAAAGTATATTATATCTTTGCCAATAAAATGATATAGTTCAGTATCTGAATCTTTTTTCCAGAATTCCTCAAAATCAATTGTTTGATTCTTATTGCACATATTCTTAAAAGCACTTATGTAACCTATTGGGGCATCTAACCAAACATAAAAATATTTACCTATAGTATTTGGAATTTCAAAACCAAAATATGGAGCATCACGCGATATATCCCATTCTTGTAATTTCGAATCGAACCATTCTTGTATCTTATTTGCTACTTCTTCTTGTAGAATACCAGATCTAATCCATTGATATAGCATATCAGCAAAATAAGGTAAATCAAAAAAGAAATGTTCTGAACAGCGTATTTCTGGCGTTACATTTGACATCACTGACTTTGGTTCTATTAAATCTATTTGATTATATATTGCGCCACATACTTCACAATTATCACCATATTGATTGGTAGATTTACATTTTGGACACTTACCTTTTACAAAACGATCTGGTAGAAATATACCCTTCACAGAATCGTAAAGTTGCGAAATAATACGAGTCTTAATAAAACCATGTTTTTTTAAACGATTGTATATAAGCTCTGAAAAATATCGATTTTCCTTACTGTGAGTAGAATAGTAATTATCATAGCTAATATGAAAATTAGCAAAATCTCTCTGATGTTCCTTATTCATATCAATTATCATTTTTTCAGGTGAGATATTTAACTCTTGTGCTTTTAGCATAATTGGAGTACCATGAGCATCATCAGCACAAATAAAATATACTTCATGGCCTCGCATCTTATGATAACGTACCCAAATATCTGCCTGAATATGTTCAAGTAGGTGCCCTATATGAATAGAACCATTTGCATATGGTAAAGCACATGTCACCATTATTTTTCTTAGTTGATTCATGTTATATAATTTTTAGTTATTAAATATCTAATCGACAAATTAAATCTATTAATTGTCCTATCTTGTTGTACAGCACTATTGCTTTTTTAAAAAAGCATATGATATAATCAGTGGTGTGAATTATTCTCTATATTGCTTAAAGCATTCATGAGCATCCATCTAAAATATGTTAATAAAACATTTCATAAATAATTGTACGGAGATAATATAGTGTCTATCATCAATACAAAGATTAAACCTTTTTATAATATGGCTTTTAAAAGCAATGAATTTATTTCGATCAGTGAAAAAGATATAATAGGTAAGTGGAGTATTTTTTTTTTCTATCCGGCAGATTTTACCTTTGTGTGTCCAACGGAATTAGCAGATTTAGCAGATAATTATGAAGAGTTTAAAAAATTAAATGTAGATATTTATGCAGTTTCTACGGACACTCATTTTTCTCATAAAGCTTGGCATAATACTTCAGAGATGATTAGTAGAGTTCAATACGCTATGATCGGTGATCCAACTGGTACATTAACTCGTAACTTTAATGTAATGCGTGAAATAGATGGATTAGCTGAACGTGGCACTTTTATATTAGACCCATATGGATTTATTCAAACTATAGAAATAACAGCTGAAGGCATTGGAAGAGATGCTTCTGATTTATTACGTAAATTAAAAGCAGCTCAATATATTCATAAGCATCCAGGAGAAGTATGTCCAGCTAAGTGGAAATCAGGGCATGCTACCTTAGTACCATCATTGGATTTAGTTGGTAAAATATAATTAATATACTGTAAATAATATTTTACTCATTCTCTCGATAATCACATTGGCTCCTCTGACTGGGGTCGAACCAGTGACATACGGATTAACAGTCCGCCGTTCTACCAACTGAACTACAGAGGAGTAAATATTAGTATTTATATAATACCGACTTATGAGTAATTTGTCAAAGTTATTTTTTCAGATAATTATCTAGACAAATTACTTTAAGGTAATCAGATTTTATTTATAATTATAATATTAAATTAATAGCACTTGAACGATTAGCTGCTAATTGCATTAAAACATCTTGTTCTTTAAAAGTATACGATATGATATCTTGGTAAGAAAAATATTCTATTGCACCAATAGGCCCAGGTAATAATCGAATTATTCCGCTTAATGAAAGTTCGTAACTATTGCAAATAGCCAGTAAGGTTTATCTTTATATTGATGAGGTTATATTAAAATCCTATGAATGTTTGGATTAACTACATGTTCTAAACATTGACGTTATAATGTTAAAAATACCGCATTATCTGCACTCGCAGGATAGTAAACGATATAATTATCCTGCTTTTGGCCCAGTTCCAGAAAGACCTTCCAGACCAAAACGTTAAACCTCTATTCTCCAACACTATTACGAGTCACATAAATATTTCCTATATTGGTTTTATTATTTACTTGTATAATAGTTAGTTTCATTTATACGACTATGTATATCCAGCTGAGTTTATCTCATTCATTAATTTTTGCAATTTTGCAAATGAAAATATTAAAATATGTAAAACTGGAAAAATATTTCTTTATCTAAATCACTCACTTCGCTTATTTCAATTATGGTAGGTAGTACCACTACCTATTCATTCCTTACTATCTGGCAAATTATCATGTAGGGGTTGATAAACTTTAAAACATTTTTTAAGCATTATTTGAATGTGATCTTCTATATTGCTTTTTGCTGAAATATCAATTACTAGACCTATATCTACAACACTAAGATATTCTGGGTTACCTCTACAGTATTCTAACAAAGCTCCTATTAACATTTTTCTTGTATACATAATCGTAGCGCTGAACAACACACACTATCAAATCTGAAGTAAGAATATATACCACTTGTTCAGTAAAGTAAGTGCTGATTAATCTAAAATCATAGCATTCAAACCTTCGGTTTCAGCAATTAGTGGTATTGGATATCCTTGTGCATCCAGACGATTAGCTAGATTGTGGTATTTTGCTTTAAGCAGTTTTTGCTGCAAAAAATCTCTACTTTAAGTTGCCAATAGTTGATATATTCTCGATAGATTACAGAATATTTCTATTAAAGATAGATAAAAATATAGGTAGTACGCAATGGTATTATTAGTATTACTTAAATATCAAGATTGCTTATTATAAAATCATCTGGTACTTGGCTTCGTTAGTAAGTTATGCGTGGGCTAGCCAATTATACATATACTGGAAACGTATGACCTGGAGGGTATTTACTGGAACATTTCCTATTTTAATTTGGAAACAATATTAGTTATTAAATATCTATAAAATAATTACAATATTTTTATTATATATTGTTGCGTAAGCATTATGAATAAATAGGATAGTCTTCCACCATCAGATATGATATAAAAAATATGGTAATTAAATAAGATACTCACTCAGTTCAACTTGGTATTGAATTGGTTATAAAACAGTAAATTTTACTAATATAATATTCTAAATTAGATTTAATCAGCATAAATATTGCTATGTTACTGAATTATATAATCATGGTGGTGAGGATGGGATTCGAACCCATGATACGTCACCATATACACGCTTTCCAGGCGTGTTCCTTAAACCACTCGGACACCTCACCTATATCTTATTCTTCACGAGAACAACTACTACATAGTAGTTGATATAAATAATTACTATAAGATATTATTAATCATAAAGTTGGAAATAGCTATTTTTATTTACATCTACATGTTTTTTACTACATTAATACCCAGTGTATCCAGACCCTTGGTCAAGGTTTTTACAGTGAGTGCAGCAATCTTTAATCTGCTTTGACGTATACTATTATCTTCAGCAGATAAAATAGGACATTTTTCATAAAAAAGCGAAAAAAGTTCAGCTAATTCATATAGATAATTACACATAATATGTGGAGTACCATCTTTTCCTACTTGAACTAAAATTTCTTCAAATTGAATAAGACGAGTGACTAAACTTATTTCATATTTAGTATCAAGAAAGACTTTTCCTGTAATATTATCTATTTCAATTTTTGCTTTTCGAAATAACGAAAATATACGCGTACATGCATATTGTAAGTAAGGGGCTGTATTTCCTTCAAAAGAAATCATATTGTCCCAATTAAAACGATAATCAGTTGTGCGATTTTTACAGAGTTCAGCATATTTTATTGCACTAATTCCTAATATTTCCGCTAATTTTTTTAATTTTTTTTCTGTCATGTTAATATTTTTTTTTCTAAGCAAGATTAATGCTCGTTCATAGGCTTCGTCAAGCAAATCAGATAATCTGATTGTACTACCACTACGAGTTTTAAAGGGACGTCCATCTTTACTTAAAACCATACCTATAGAGTGATGCTCTAAAGAAACATTTTCTGGAACATAACCAGCTTTTCGGACAATATCCCATGTTTGCATAAAATGTTGATGTTGACGTGAATCTACATAGTATAAAATACGATCTGCTTTGAATTTTTCGTATCTATATTTAGCACATGCTATATCCGTTGTTGTATAAAGATAGGCACCATCTTGTTTTTGAATAATAACTCCCATTTGCTGGCCTTCTTTATTTTTTACATCTTCCAGTAAAACAATAACAGCACCTGCATGTTTTGTAGCTATCCCTTTCTGTATTAAATCGGAAATAATATCAGGTAACATATCTTGGTATAGACTTTCTCCCATGATATTTTTAGATGTTAAACTTACATTAAGTCGATCATAAATTTTTTGATTTTGTTGCATAGTAATATATATCATTTTTTTCCATATACATATGCAATCTGCATCTCCTTTTTGTAAGAGCACAACATAATTGCGTGCACTTTTGGCAAATTTTTCATCTTTATCATAAAAATCTTTTGCGCAACGGTACAAGTATTCTAAATTTTCTAAAGAAAAATTTTCAAAATATTGAATTTTATTATGTTTAATATAAGCTATTAACATCCCAAATTGGGTGCCCCAATCTCCTACATGATTGACCCGAATAACATTATGACCTAGAAAAGATAAAGTACGTGAGACAGCATCTCCAATTAAAGTAGAACGTAAGTGACCAACAT
Protein-coding regions in this window:
- the ahpC gene encoding alkyl hydroperoxide reductase subunit C; translation: MSIINTKIKPFYNMAFKSNEFISISEKDIIGKWSIFFFYPADFTFVCPTELADLADNYEEFKKLNVDIYAVSTDTHFSHKAWHNTSEMISRVQYAMIGDPTGTLTRNFNVMREIDGLAERGTFILDPYGFIQTIEITAEGIGRDASDLLRKLKAAQYIHKHPGEVCPAKWKSGHATLVPSLDLVGKI
- a CDS encoding NAD-dependent malic enzyme, yielding MLFDYENKDPLYIPYTGDVLLGFPLLNKGSAFSNRERQEFNLTGLLPEAIETIEEQSTRAWRQFKSFKTNNDKYIYLRNIQDTNETLFYHLVKNHLEEMMPIIYTPTVGIACEQFSEIYRRARGIFISYPNRDMIDVILGNVRRQDVKVIVVTDGERILSLGDQGIGGMGIPIGKLSLYTACGGINPAHTLAIVLDVGTNNHYLLNDPLYMGWRHQRVTGEEYKKFIDKFIQAVKKRWPKVLLQFEDFSQINAMPILEEYRNQICCFNDDIQGTAAVTSGTLIAASAAAGKRLCQQKIVFLGAGSAGCGIAEQIIAQMISEGITEEDARNRIFMVDRCGLLTDKSVNLLKFQKMLAQKSKNITAWKVNRNSITLLEVISNVKPDILIGVSGQPGLFTKEIISEMHKYCKHPIIMPLSNPTSSMEALPLDIIHWTKGGALIATGSPFQPVIWNGREYNIAQCNNSYIFPGIGLGVIASGATSITDSMLIIASRTLAKCSPLVKDGQGSVLPVLKDIQNVSKIIAIEVGKEAQRSGVALVTSEESLAQEISKIFWIPQYRPYRRISM
- the argS gene encoding arginine--tRNA ligase; translated protein: MNIKYVLSQEIQKAMFLTGIKTDYISEVNYCNNPKFGDYQFNGIIAIAKKLKKAPYQLAREVVTNLNLNYIAKKVEIAHPGFINIFLKPTWLVQQIYYALKKPYLGIDSTHHQTIVIDYSSPNIAKQMHVGHLRSTLIGDAVSRTLSFLGHNVIRVNHVGDWGTQFGMLIAYIKHNKIQYFENFSLENLEYLYRCAKDFYDKDEKFAKSARNYVVLLQKGDADCICIWKKMIYITMQQNQKIYDRLNVSLTSKNIMGESLYQDMLPDIISDLIQKGIATKHAGAVIVLLEDVKNKEGQQMGVIIQKQDGAYLYTTTDIACAKYRYEKFKADRILYYVDSRQHQHFMQTWDIVRKAGYVPENVSLEHHSIGMVLSKDGRPFKTRSGSTIRLSDLLDEAYERALILLRKKNINMTEKKLKKLAEILGISAIKYAELCKNRTTDYRFNWDNMISFEGNTAPYLQYACTRIFSLFRKAKIEIDNITGKVFLDTKYEISLVTRLIQFEEILVQVGKDGTPHIMCNYLYELAELFSLFYEKCPILSAEDNSIRQSRLKIAALTVKTLTKGLDTLGINVVKNM